The window TGGCtacaaactgaaaatatgtcatgagTACATGAACCGAGGAGACCGCTGGATGCAGGTCAGCGAAATCAGTCAATCCATTCAATCAATAAAAATGAGATCAATCAgtctataaaaagtaaaatattttcacagaaaACTTTTagtcagaaaggatgcattaaattgacaaacacaaacaaataaatgctcctttgatctttctattcatcaaagaatcttgaaaaaaaggaactgttaaaaaaaacaaaaaacatagcaTATTAAAAAGCATATAAAAAGCAAAGCATATTATCGTTTTATtatcatcaaataaatgaaacccACATTTTAAAActagtatgtgtgtatatgccagttatttaatattctaaaacattatttgtttgatAGAACCCTTACAGGAAAAATACTTTGACACAAAAAAGATAATTCTATTTGCATTCCACTGTTTGATAAAGTGATTTTCCTACACTATCAAACTGtcatatgatgatttactgtaGTGTGAACTAGACAAGCTTGTCGGATGACTATCATATGAGATGAGTAATTCCTACTGACACGCTCCACAGGATGAGCTTGAGTTTGGCTACATTGACTCTCCCCATCACCAGTTCCCTGTTGTACTAGACTCTCCTCGTGACGGAGATCTTAAGGATTTCCCCTACGAGTCCATTCTGGTGAGCGAGAAGGCTAAATGCACAAAGACAAATTTGTTATTCAAAACCAACATTAGCATCTAAATATGTATAGAAACACTAAAACACTGTGTCACAGGGGCCAGACTTTGGGTACGTGACACGGCATGCTTTGAATGAGAAGGTCACCAGTCTGGACTCCTTCGGTAACCTGGAGGTTAGTCCACCAGTCACAGTCAACGGGAAGAGTTACCCACTTGGCAGGATCATCATTGGAGTGGCGTTCCCTACGTAAGTACCACAACTCTCCAAAGCCTCCACTCAATATATACGATGATTGATTAAACAAgaatatttgtgtttaattttaagtGCAACTCGTGGCCGAAACATGACCCGAGTGGTCCAGGACTTCCTGTGGGCACAGAAAGTTCAAGCGCCGATAGCTCTGtactctgattggctggttgtgGGTCATGTGGATGAGTTCATGACCTTTGTTCCAGCCCCTGACCGAAAGGTAAACCGATATGTTCAGAATTATTCTGAACatagccagtgtttttttttttttttaaatacccaaAACAGTGCTAACTGAAATGGTTTGATTGTTCAGAAATTCCGGTTGCTGCTGGCTAGCCCTGACGCCGGATACAAAGTTTTCAAAAGCTTACAAAAGAAAGGACTTGGAGAAGCAGTCATGTTTCCAGGTAAACACTCCCGAATTTTCTGTACCAAAAAAAGCTTACCATCCACCACAGTTCACATCCTAGTTAACGGTTTTACCTGAACAGATTTGCCAGAGACCATCTCTGTAAATGAGATTCTGAGCGACAAAAAACTACAGGCTGAAAACCTATATGTGCAGGTCAGTGAAACAACATTCACAATATATTAAGATGCATATCCAAACAGTATCTTGATATTTCTATCTTTTTCATGAGAAACAATAATGCTGGCATCATCTAATCTTTCACTCAGAACTGTATTGACTGGAACAGAGACGTGCTGAAGAAAGAGCTGGGGTTGGATGATGAAGACATCATTGATTTGCCCATCCTGTTTAAAGTCTTAGAAGAGAAAACAGGCCCCAGGGCTGTGGCTTACTACCCCGACATGGTACAGCACATTTATAAGAACTTCCCGAACATCCGATCACATTTGAGCTTTTTATGACTTTTAATGGGAAGTCAATCAGTCAAAACACACTCTCTTCTTCaaaccaagactgcatttacttACTTAGAaatacaatattgtaaaatattattacttttttttttttttaaacaaatgttttttttttttttacttattcatgatgcaaagctaaatttcctgcttcatcactccagtcttcattgtcacatgatccatcagaaatacttctaatatgcagatttgctgctcaagaaacattcatcGCTATCATCAATCTAGAAAACAGTGCATAACTGAAGTATTATTAACCTGTCATATCAAATGCCCATTAATATTCTACAATGAGATCCTTTAGGAATCTAATATTATAGTTTTCCCATTGCATTGACCTTTGTTTTGTATGTATGCACCCTCAGGTGAACATGATCGTGTTGGGGGATCAGCTGGGCATCCCAAAACCGTTTGGGCCGAAGGTGAATGGCAGGTGTGCTCTGGAGACAGAGGTGTGTTCTCTTCTGGAGCCTCTGGGCCTCAAATGTACCTTCATTGATGACTTTGCCCCATACCACAAACTGCTGGGTGAAGTTCACTGCGGTTCCAACGTCCTTCGAGAGCCGTCCCCTTTCAGATGGTGGAACCTAGAGCTGTGAGAGAGAGTGCCTATTAAGTCTCGCAACAAGTTCATTCTAGCCAAAAACAATGCATAGAGTGAAATACTAATGGGataattcatttactcaccctcattttaaGTAGCTCTTTTCCATATAACAACAAGGTGCTGTATAGAATAAGAAAGTAGTCCAAAAATCATTCACATTAATTTGCGCTGTGTTCTGAAGTAATATAACCGCTTTCCATGAGGAACAGATATTTCAGTAAATGCAGCAAACCATGAAAAAGAGAGCAAACCATATACTTATGAAACAACATGAGTAtgagcaaatactttttttttaatagtttgtcaGTTCTTATAACTTTCCTCTGTAAACCAGGCCTTGTTTTTAACAGTATAGTTACTCCTCGGGCTGCGGTGGTACTGTATCAAGATTTGTAAGAAGATTAAGGGCTAACAATTACAAGTTGAAGTTgttcaaaataattgtaaatgtttacagCTTAAGAGTAGTTGGGCCGGTTTCATAAAATAAGTTTACCAAACAAGTtaggtttatttcagttagtctgacttactgtcagttgatttggttcaaaataagtctgactaactgaaataagcctgacTTATAAAGTAAACTTGGTTTATGAAACACTCtccagttgtttatttttttctaacaacAACAGAAAAGCTTTTGAAGTCTGTACTGTGTTTTCATAACTATGAAGCATTAATGTTCATTCTGTGTTGCCTCAATAATAATGACTGGAAATTTCTTTTTATAACTGGTGATGGTCTTGGGTGTGTATTTTTTGCGTGTATTATCTTACTCCTAATAATGTAGATTACAGCACAATAAACATTCCATGAACCCTTTTGatctttattaaacaatttatttagttttattacaaaaaaggaaaaaatgtatttacagtgaAACATTTCATAAAAGTAGCATTATAAGCACTTGTAAAGGAGAACACAATCACTTGCAGAAAGCAGTCGGTGTTTGTTTGGAACAAGTTTGTGcttcatgtttctagcatgtgcaAACACATTATGTACAGTTTGACCAATCAGCAGAGACTTCGGGAACTGACACAGCTCGAGTATGGATTCAGCCagcctaaaatattttaaattttccaGAAACATTTAGAAGCATCACCCCTGAAATCATCCAAACCGCattatttataagaaaaaaagctCTTCAAACAAGAAGCGAATTTGGAAATTAGTCATACAAAAAAGTACCTAGGTATTTTCATGTTTTTGGGCATGAAATTGTGGTAATGATGATAGAGATACCATAGTATTCTTTAAAATATGCATCATACAGAAATTAGCGTTGATATTTTGCCAGTGACTGACTTTCTGTTCTAATGTCGCAGCTTAGGATAGTTGCTCAAAATAATTCATCACATTTATGGTTCAAGTgactgactcaaaaaaaaaaaaaaaaattgtatccgATAAGCCACTGAGATGAATGGGAAAGCATTAACACCATAGTGCTATGTTTAAaagctaaaatattattttgattatctAATCTAAAATGGGCATTTTTGATTGTAATCAATAAAACACGCATTTgtgtttgaaaacaaaataaaatgcccAACATCTGCTGTTGAGCATAAAGCATCAGATGAATATAGTCTGATCTAGTGTTTTCCATAATTCATATCCACCAGTTTTACATTCATATTGCTCACCTGTCATATAAACTAAAAGGTCTTCAGGACTTCAATATAGTGGAGTTGAGAGACATTTAATCTGCACTGCTAgctttaaaacttaaaactacAAACATGAGGCTACTACATTAGCGTATAGTTCACAAACGTGTCAATCTGACCACAAACAGCTGTGGCCATACAAAATATGTTGATCAGTAAAACAGcataatcttaataaatactatttaaaaagtaTACAGCATCTCACACCTGGTCTATTAATTTGATCATAAATTATAATGCCCACGCTTCATTTATTGGACGGGACTGGAAATGACTTGGGTGCTCGACACAACAAGATAGAGAACTACTCTGAACAACAGTATTTAACGTTTACCTAGATTCATTTTTCTACATCATTACACAAAAGGCGACAAAACAGAACCACACATAGATGTGTTTTACAGTGCTTCGCAGGTTCATGTGTATTTTAAGCATGATGGGTTTAGGTTGAACCTCATTTGTTATTCTGAAAGATGCCAAAAGCTTGTGACAGCGTACCACCCCCGTTACTAAAAGAActactcaataaataaataaatatatgacaaaTAAAACCCAAACCCACACAATGAGGGCCACTgtgaacagaaagaaagaaagaaagcaatcaAGCCTATGATAAGGCCATAATCAAGCGTGATTCGTCGCCTGCTGGCAGCTCTTCTGTTCTTCTTCTGCCTTCAACACAAGCCAGGCAGGTTTGCTATTTTGCCTACAGACCAACAGCCACATGATAGAAGATAAGGGGGTCGAGTCCTTACAAGAGCGCGCTGATACTCTGATGCACACATCCCCGACGGTACGCCTCCAGGCTGTCCACATCTGCGTCTCACATCTCAGGACTCACATCGAGCGACCGCTGCAGAGGGCTGCTtatgaaaatgctgaaaataagaCAGAATTAATACTGATTACTGAGAATAAGGTTTCTGAATATATACAGGTTAAAGGTTTGGGGCTAGTAAGCCTGTATAATGCTTTTGAAAGCAGTCTcttaacaaaaatacagtaaaaacagtggatactgaaatagtattacaagttttctggtTAATATAGTTCAATTaaattcctgtgatagcaaagctgaattttcagcatcatttctcctgTTTTCAgcgtcacacgatccttcaggaatcattatTATATGCTGCTTTGCTCttcattattatcatcaatgatgaaaacagcagTAGTGCTTCatgctttttcaggattctttactgtcactttcaatctttgttgaataaaagtatcagcTTTTTTCAAAAATGATCTTAAatatcttgctgaccccaaacctttgaatactATTGTGTGATTTTCTAAATGGCATGCTACATTACAAACAGCAACACAACTAACTTAACAAAAAGAGACCAAATTAGGTCATTAAGAGTTATAATAACAATGCAAATACACTTAAATGACACCAGCCCAACAAACACATCATAACACATAATAACCTGTTGATGGACATCCACGAAGTCATCTACAGCCTACAGCACAGCTAGCAGTTCTATGTtggataaacacacacagaacaaatcAAATACAAAGATAAACGACATTAAATCTGATGTCCACAGGTACAGAGAGAACGCTCATGTTATGACTATAAAGGAGTGATACTGAGTTTTCTCGAGATCAACTTATAACATTATtcatggtttattattattatcatttttattctgCGCAGCCtgtaggaatatatatatatatatggcatctTCATGACTAGATGTTCTTACCGAGTGCTGTCTCTCTGTTTTAGGACGAGGTTCAGATTGCTGTCGAAGGGGACCTATAGTGAAACAGATGACTGTTAAAGCCTTAACACAATTACATAAATACTAAAACGgtagtatttttaaaaagaaatgatcaTGTACATGGAGTCCTTCTTTCCTTAGTCATTATGATACAATATTTGCTCATACTACACAGACTATATAGTACATCTGCAACTTATGAGAGCAACAGGTGAAAAATAGCTCTCCAATATTTTCCTATTTATATGCTCTCTCTTCTGAATGATCTCATATCAAGAATATCTCCTCAATGCAACATTTTACGTGCAGTCGAACACATAAATCATCATTAGGCGATCCTTTTAGTTTACCAGATATGTGCTTGGGTTGTTGGGAGGAGAAATATTTGTTCTGTCTCACCGTGTGAACTGCTCTGACTAGTAGTGCCAGGGCCGTCTTCCAACCACACGCTGCTGTATGAAAACGAATCTCGTTTGTGAGGCGTACCGGCTGAAGACAGACTCTCCTTTTTtcccagaaaaatgtaaaacatatgcaAACAAGAGAACTAGTCAGTCTTGCCAAATCATATAGTTGTATTGATACATCTGTTCAgacaattaaatgcaaattccGTTACGCTTGTATGCATTCGCAAGCGAACAGAATGGGCGTCTAAATACACCTGGTTTTCTCTGCCTTAGAACATTCTGATACCAAAATGTACCTATCTTTTAAATAGAATATGAGTCATGTATTGATCAATTATGAGTAATGTGTGTATGTGACCGTACCAGTCCTGTGTCATAGTCCTCGGTCGCTTCATGTTCCTGCTCGTTCTCCTCCACCACGCTGGTGAAGCTACTGGCATTGGACGAGGAGCGAGACAGATCCTGAGACTCTGGGATCGAGGGAGCTCGACAGCACAGGGCCGAactacaaacacatacatatgcacacatatgAGGTCAAATAAAAAACTCTTCAcctaaaaatctgaaattactGAAAGCGGTCTCTAAAACTTTTCAACATCTTTAAATTGATAAGAGCAAGACAAGTAAATGCATCATTTTATGTGCATTTAACTAACCATTATTAAATGCATATGGTCAAAGATTTAGATGCATTCATATTTTGAAAGTTGGTTGTGGTATGTTTGATTCAATGATTGTATCACACTTTAAAAGCAAAAGCAGCTCACTTATTGATCTTTCCACCTGGAAACTACCTACATCAGATTGATTATTTGCATTAGCTGCTCTGTCCATGTGATTAAAAGCTGTTGTTTGGGCTGTATTTTGCTATTGCATAATGATAAAGTATTATGTTTTGATAGCACTAGCCATAGTCATGTTTGGTGATTGCAGGTGTTAATAACTCAACACATTCAGAGATCTTCAAAGTAGATATATTTCTAATGACTCATTGACGATGATGACATTTGAACTCAAATATGATATAGCAAAAAATATCTATTATTTGCTTCTGGGAGTGGTTTTATGTAGAGGGTAATAAAAATCTGAACCTAACAAGGAGCGGCCTGTGAGTAATTACCTATTGTTCCCTTTGAACAACCCACCTATATCCTCAGGTTAAGCTATTTACTTACCAAACATGAACGTGTTATTAAACTTTGAGGATaaaaatcaatgttttactaGTACTAGTACCAGTACACAGTGTTACATTTCAAAGGAAATAAGATTTTGATGCACATGGGGTCagtacaattaattttttttgaaagaaatgaatacctGTATTGAGGAAAAACGAACGTTTGAACAttcaattgaccaaaagtgaaaaattatttcaaattattgtggggaaaaaaaatcttaagcagcATTTgccttttcaacattgataataagaaatgattcttGAGTGGCAAATAAAATAGCACAACAAAATGATCATAGATGCCTTCCCAGGAATGTAAAGATCAGATTATATATACGTCCATGCAGCAACCAGAAGGTGCTCACCCAATCTTAGTGATCTGCATCTCAGGTGAGCTCTGACTGGACGAGTTGTCTAATCTGAGGTCCTGAGTGGTGTGTCCACCGTCAGATGTCCTCTGTGGACTCGGGGACACATCCCGACTGCTGGAACATAATGATTAACTCTTAATTATTGTTCTCAGAACtgcatttttcataataataaacctAACATAAAAAGATACTTATTTGTCAGTACACACTTAATACACACTAGAATCTAACCtctgttactttttttatatatagttttctaGCCACATTTTTCTTACCTTCTCTCTTGAACTTCTTGTATGTTCTCAATCCCAATGGCACTGCTCCTCCTGGAACTAAATGGACCAGATTTCTTACGGGTTGGGCTTTTCCCGGGAATAATCAAGGACTGTGGAGAAATCACATTTGGGTCACATTTTGATTCAGATTATTAGCCCCTACATAATATCTTCCATTCATGCactttctttagttttaattcttattttatttttgttgattttaacttgacttttatgtgtttattattattatgcttaaatAGAGCACTTTGAATGACCATTGTGTGTGAAATGCTTTGTGTAAATCGACATGCTGTGTCTACTATCAATCATCAGGGTGACGACAGCTTTATGATTCAACACAAAACattgaatattaaattatatcagctaacaaacagcaaaaactgggtgctattttttataaaaacggaCAAGCCCTTCAACATCATCAGAGCTTGATGAGTGATTTAAGTTGGTCTAAATATTGGTTCATGAAGCATTGCAGTGCCGCCAAGATGACCTTGAAAACAGGTCCAGATGGAAAAATCTCTGTTTAACAAAGCTGTCTGCAAGTTTATAGTTCTGCACACACGTTTGATAATTATCTGGCTTTCTGTGACAGTTGTTGCAGACACATTAGTACATTAGGATGGCTAACAGGCTGTTACGGCAGTCTGTCATGAGAGGCTCTCTCAGTTATTGCAGTTGCTCTTGTTGTCATAGCAATGGAGACGGGACGGTCACTTGTGGAGAGCCCCATCTGTTCCACCGACCACCATCCAAACAGATCATAAGAGCTAATTacaattttttcttttgtaacGGGGAAATGATAAAGACCCGGTCTAACATCAGCACAAGCCTCAGATGATGTGAGCCATAATAATGACACAAACCAACTCGCAGGGATCGACCGGGGTCAGAGGGCATGAAGACTGGCACAAACTAAAGCTGCCACACTGTTTTGGGGCTTCTCATGACAGCCTGCACTCATTTGTGGGTCACAAGGGTGTTCATACTCACAATGCCGGGTGTTTTGGTGGTGTCTGGGGGGTTGTGTGTAAAGCTTCCGCTGTGGCTCGTGGAGACGGTGTGTGGTTTCTTGTTACTGAGGCCCATGGCATCCATAGACTGACTTCTATTGCGGATTACTCgctggaaagagaaaaagaatgcACTGCATCACTGCAAGCCAAACAATAGAGGGCGCTACAACTGTTTATATGAGGGCTAGAGAGAACATAGTGGGCATGATTTGACTAGCATACTACATACttgcaattaaatattatattacagtgtATACTGCATGGATCATACTTCAATATTATGCTGATTTTAACATACAACAATATGGGATGCAACAATTCTAGTCTCACATATAGGATGGACAGTATGCAAATTATGCAAAACTCTTCTCTGCCATTCACCAGAACTCTTTTGTTAGACATAAGCATCATTTTGtcagtaattaattaaatacaaactCTTTTAACTAGTTAAAGAGATTCAAATGGATTTTACCTTGAAAGACTCAAAGAAGCCACTGCTGCCTCCTCCTCCATTCTCCAGTTTGTCATCATCTCCTCCCAGTCCCATCATGGACTGGCTGTTCATGTGTAGCTCCTCATATAAAGTCTCCAGCAGAGCAAAACGTGTCCTCTCCTGGAGAAACAAGATTTAATGTACAGCAGTATGCATGCAGATGCTCCCagacaaacacatgcaaacacgTATGCCCTTCTCACCTCCAGCTTGGCAAACTTCTCTGCTTTATAGCAGGAATATTCAGCATTGATCAGTTTGGTCAAGAGGAACTCATGAAACTCTGGACTCTACACAAAACACAATGAACATgagattaaattagatttataCAAAGAACTGttcctaaatattttatttatttattttttgatacaaTTATAGGTGAATTATATATTagttcaattatttattaattcagtcATATCAGTCATATtatatgttaggtaaaaaataatcgcattggataaaagcgtctgctaattgcatacatttaattttaatttaatatcaaaGCAATACCTCACCTAAGAGTGAATATTTGCTGAAAGACCCTCTGACCAAGATGTAGATTggttcttcatgggaacagatttggagaaatttagcattacatcacttactcagAATTTCTTCaatcccatgaagaaacaaatcttGGATAGTACATTTCagcaacatttttgggtgaactactccttgcCAGCAAACTATACCGGCAGTGAAattgtttaaattgatttttattttttttaagtacaactatatttattcatataatttgtCAGCATATTATAAAATCCGGaaagtatttaaataaagtgAGAATGAACTAAAAGTACTTGTTGGCATCTGAAAGAATAATTAATAAGCCAAATACAGTACTTTATAAATTAACATAAGTGCTTGAAGGACGTGtagaattttgtaaaaaaaaaaaaatctgttccatTTTTGAGTTCCGGGAAAATATTTCACATGGAATTAGTCACATTACATGAATACAAACTGAAAAGGTGTACCTTTTTAAAGACAGCTGGGTCTGGGAGGGCTGGTCCAAAGAAAGGCACATCATCTCTTGCCGTCACAGATACCTAAAATATCACAAAAGAAATtctgactcatatcacttcaaaaaaaaaaaaaaagtcttcagcACTTTGTTTAACTATTGGAAAACATCAATGTATTGAACTGAGTCAATAAATGTAATCAAGTATTCCTATTAGAAATACACAATTCACATAAATCCATGGCATGGAAAAATTCAAACAATTGTAATTACCTTATAGAGGACGTTATCAGTGCAGGCGTTCTCTACTTGAACCACTACATAAGCGTGAAGGAAATTTGATGCAATCATATCGGGAACAAATGGTGTATTTTCTTCTTGGAACACAATGGCCACAATGTCATTTCCTATATGCCTCTTCCTCTGGAGCTGAAATTAAGTCACACCaagaaaacaaaactgtgaagTAATAAGAGGAAGCTGCCCGTAAGGTCTGCACAAATGATTTAAGATTCACTTCTTCGAACAGACCGGCCAGAAACGAAAGCTgaactgaaaacttaaatagACCATgtgtatgaaaaatgtatatttgtacatttatatttgaacAGAACCAACACAGTTATGCCAGTTTGTGAGGTATGTTATTTTGCTTTCATGTAAATAAAGCATACTACATATTGTTGCAATACagcactatatataaataaataaatatatgcactacagcacactatatatattatatatatatatatatatatatatatatatatacatatatagtgtgctgtagtgcatatatttatttatttatttataaaaatgtcataCCTAAACAGCTGTTTATGTAATTATGAGTAGGCCCACACAAAATCTTCCtacttttcatatttttgttaattgatttttggaattaataaaataaaataaaataaaatatccctTTGATTTTAAGTGAAATTATCGGtttcttttttatgcttttgatatGTTTTATGAGATTCTCCTTTCTACTGACAAACATCACTTATTAAATGTCCCACAAAATAACAATATTGGATCATAATATTATCACAAACCAATCAGTGTTTTATTGCAGCAGTGCTGTCAAAGATCTACATTTCGaaacaataattacatttatacttGATTTAACTTTGCAACAAATCACTATTAGCATTCTGCAGGGTGTCAGTTTTATCTCCTATAAACCTTCAAAGGTTTATCCGATTAGCTTTCCTCAACTGAACTGTTCGTTCGCTCGTCTTCACAGCTTGCTCATAAATACTTATTAGAGCTGTCATAACAGAAAAATAGTTCACAGGCAAACTGCTTGTCTTTATCATCAAAGTGTTCAGGAAATTAATAAGACCTATCGAAGCATGTTTGCAGCCCTGTGGCAAACATCATATTCAAAAGGATGTTTTAGATAGAAACAAACCATTTTGAGGCAAAAACACATTTGTCAGTGCCAGTCTGGAGGATATTAGCATATCGCTATACTGTAGCTCTCATATTACATCACATATCTCATACAATAGTGATTAAAAAGCAGCAGGTGATGAATCTGTACCCATATGTTATCTCTGGCCTCTGAGGTACCATACTGAAAAGGGTGTGTTATAGTGGCCAGGGCAGTCTGTGCTGAAACCCCTAGGTGATGTTCTCTCTCGGAGCAAAGTAAAGCGTGCATGACAACAGATGGCTTTCAGGATCAGTCCTTTGCACTGTGTGGTTTGCTTGCTAATTAACAGAGCATACTGTTGGTCAGTGCATAACACAGTGGCCAAGGATCTCTGGGGGGCTGCAAATGGTAATACATCCGAAACTAACACTACCTGTGACAAAACAATATCCCAGAATCGTACTCGTTGGTCCTAAATGTGCAAATACATTTATCTATATTTACCCACCCTCAAGAGGTAACCAAAAAGTTGATTTAGCTAAAATCTGAggaatctaaataaaaaaaaaacaataaaaaaaatattttctttactgATTGTGaatcaaaacagaatgaaaaaataaaataaataaaataaataaaagataaaacagaacaaaaagtaaaca is drawn from Carassius auratus strain Wakin unplaced genomic scaffold, ASM336829v1 scaf_tig00003441, whole genome shotgun sequence and contains these coding sequences:
- the LOC113070202 gene encoding rap1 GTPase-activating protein 1-like isoform X3; this encodes MNRMIGRKDIWSSDALLIVGSRQGALSITAKPLSLKEPRVIPMSSGLADCQISLFLIVFILLSLPPLLPVPPGSQTSDIFAMIERMQSSRMDEQRCSLPPPLKTEEDYIPYPSVHEVLGRTGPLPLILLPQFGGYWIEGTNHDLGSSSTAEEPPPCPASQVKLETNSIAKIYRKHFLGKEHFNYYSVDSALGHLVFSVKYDVIGDQEHLRLLLRSRFKTYHDVIPISCLTEFPNVVQMAKLVSEEVNVDRFYPVLYPKASRLIVTFDEHVISNNFKFGVIYQKFAQTSEEELFGNNEESPAFVEFLEFLGEKIELHDFKGFRGGLDVTHGQTGIESVYHNFHNKEIMFHVSTKLPYTEGDSQQLQRKRHIGNDIVAIVFQEENTPFVPDMIASNFLHAYVVVQVENACTDNVLYKVSVTARDDVPFFGPALPDPAVFKKSPEFHEFLLTKLINAEYSCYKAEKFAKLEERTRFALLETLYEELHMNSQSMMGLGGDDDKLENGGGGSSGFFESFKRVIRNRSQSMDAMGLSNKKPHTVSTSHSGSFTHNPPDTTKTPGISLIIPGKSPTRKKSGPFSSRRSSAIGIENIQEVQERSSRDVSPSPQRTSDGGHTTQDLRLDNSSSQSSPEMQITKIGSALCCRAPSIPESQDLSRSSSNASSFTSVVEENEQEHEATEDYDTGLESLSSAGTPHKRDSFSYSSVWLEDGPGTTSQSSSHGPLRQQSEPRPKTERQHSNC
- the LOC113070202 gene encoding rap1 GTPase-activating protein 1-like isoform X5, translated to MTHRKRSFTFGAYGGVDKTFSRSRNIWKQDGRIPRISDPLERPGLVKSFLPSPAPTLLKSSRMDEQRCSLPPPLKTEEDYIPYPSVHEVLGRTGPLPLILLPQFGGYWIEGTNHDLGSSSTAEEPPPCPASQVKLETNSIAKIYRKHFLGKEHFNYYSVDSALGHLVFSVKYDVIGDQEHLRLLLRSRFKTYHDVIPISCLTEFPNVVQMAKLVSEEVNVDRFYPVLYPKASRLIVTFDEHVISNNFKFGVIYQKFAQTSEEELFGNNEESPAFVEFLEFLGEKIELHDFKGFRGGLDVTHGQTGIESVYHNFHNKEIMFHVSTKLPYTEGDSQQLQRKRHIGNDIVAIVFQEENTPFVPDMIASNFLHAYVVVQVENACTDNVLYKVSVTARDDVPFFGPALPDPAVFKKSPEFHEFLLTKLINAEYSCYKAEKFAKLEERTRFALLETLYEELHMNSQSMMGLGGDDDKLENGGGGSSGFFESFKRVIRNRSQSMDAMGLSNKKPHTVSTSHSGSFTHNPPDTTKTPGISLIIPGKSPTRKKSGPFSSRRSSAIGIENIQEVQERSSRDVSPSPQRTSDGGHTTQDLRLDNSSSQSSPEMQITKIGSALCCRAPSIPESQDLSRSSSNASSFTSVVEENEQEHEATEDYDTGLESLSSAGTPHKRDSFSYSSVWLEDGPGTTSQSSSHGPLRQQSEPRPKTERQHSNC
- the LOC113070202 gene encoding rap1 GTPase-activating protein 1-like isoform X1, which translates into the protein MRSQKRNVDCVFTCGCLLVCLHVPSDARRYQSAGRDNTRHWISQQTATRVARVDKTFSRSRNIWKQDGRIPRISDPLERPGLVKSFLPSPAPTLLKSSRMDEQRCSLPPPLKTEEDYIPYPSVHEVLGRTGPLPLILLPQFGGYWIEGTNHDLGSSSTAEEPPPCPASQVKLETNSIAKIYRKHFLGKEHFNYYSVDSALGHLVFSVKYDVIGDQEHLRLLLRSRFKTYHDVIPISCLTEFPNVVQMAKLVSEEVNVDRFYPVLYPKASRLIVTFDEHVISNNFKFGVIYQKFAQTSEEELFGNNEESPAFVEFLEFLGEKIELHDFKGFRGGLDVTHGQTGIESVYHNFHNKEIMFHVSTKLPYTEGDSQQLQRKRHIGNDIVAIVFQEENTPFVPDMIASNFLHAYVVVQVENACTDNVLYKVSVTARDDVPFFGPALPDPAVFKKSPEFHEFLLTKLINAEYSCYKAEKFAKLEERTRFALLETLYEELHMNSQSMMGLGGDDDKLENGGGGSSGFFESFKRVIRNRSQSMDAMGLSNKKPHTVSTSHSGSFTHNPPDTTKTPGISLIIPGKSPTRKKSGPFSSRRSSAIGIENIQEVQERSSRDVSPSPQRTSDGGHTTQDLRLDNSSSQSSPEMQITKIGSALCCRAPSIPESQDLSRSSSNASSFTSVVEENEQEHEATEDYDTGLESLSSAGTPHKRDSFSYSSVWLEDGPGTTSQSSSHGPLRQQSEPRPKTERQHSNC